The DNA sequence GCCTTAGGCGGTTTTTATCTTAATGTTGGATAGCCTTTGTTTAGGTTACAGAGAAGAATCTTAAGCACCCATGCACAAGTAATCGTGTGGGGCGAAGGCGCTAATTTTGGCGTATGCTACTCGCTTCACTTCCGCTCGCAGCTCCTGAAATCACCACCCTGGAGGCCGCTGCTGCTCAGGGCCCGCACCCGCGAATGCGGCGGCGTGCCCAAGTTATTTTGGGACACCACCGCGGGGCGACCGTTCAGCAATTGGCCACTTTGTTTGCCGTGGGCTATAATACGGTCGGTATCTGGCTGCGCCGCTGGCAGGAGCTGGGCTTGGCCGGGCTGGCCGAGGGCCAGCGGTCGGGCCGCCCGCCGAAACTCCCACCAGCAGTAAAAAAAAGTAGCGACCTGGCTGGGTACGGCCACCCAGCAATTGCGCGCGTGGCTTCCTGACATCCGCCGAGGCTGGGGCCTCAAGCTCAGCCTGAGCACGCTGCGCCGGCTGGCGCGCCGCGCCGGCTACCGCTGGAAGCGCTGCCGCAGGAGTCTGAAAGCGCAACGCGACCCGGTCTTGTTTGCCGCCGCCCAGCAGCACCTGCACACGTTGCACCAAGCCGAAGCCCGCGGCGCGGTGGCCGTGGTCTACGTCGATGAGTGCCGCTTCTCGCGCCAAGCCCCCGTGCCCTATGCCTGGCAACGGCGTGGGCAGCCCCCGGTGGGCCTGCCCGCCGTACGGGGGCGCGGGGGGCATTCGGTCCTGGGCTTCTGGCAGGCCCACGCCCCGCACCAGCCCCTGGAGGCCTACGTGCGGGAAGGCAGCCTGACGGCCGACTTATTTGTGCTGGCCGTCAACGCATTCTGCCACAGTCTAAGCGGCCCTACCGTGCTCGTACTCGACAATGCCTCCATTCACAAAGCGCACGTGGTGCGCGCTTGTGAAGCCAAGTGGGCAGCGGCCGGCCTGACACTCTTTTTCTTGCCCGCCTACAGCCCCGAACTCAACCACATCGAACTGCTCTGGCACCGCTGCAAGCACTATTGGGTTCGCCCCCAGGATTACGCCACGGAGCAAACCTTGCTACAACGCCTCGAACACGTGCTGGCAAACGTCGGTAATCACTACACGATTACTTTTGCATGAGTGCTTAGTGGGCACCAACGCGTTACGAGTGTCCTTTCCCCAGCGGATAGTGCTGCTAACACCTCTAAAGGTATACGTGGGAATATTTTCGGTTACGCATAGCGACACCTATAGCCGTAGTGAGGTGGTCCGATTACGCTGGACAGTTTAGGGCATTAAGTTGAAGAATCTGTTGGTGAGTGTGATAGGGCAGTTGATAGGCGATGCTGGAGTGCAAACGTTCGTGATTATAGTAGTCAAAATAAATGGCCACGCTGGCCTGGGCGTCGGCCAGGTCGGCAAAAACGGGCCGCTCCCGTAGCTCGAGCACCTCTGTTTTGAGGCGCGACCATAAGCTTTCCGCCTGGGCATTGTCGTCGCAATCGCCCCGGCGGCTCTGCGAGCGCAGGGCCTGGTGGTCGTGGAGCAGTTGCCGGTAGACAGACGTTGCCACAATACTGCCCACCCCGGTCGGCGTGGACGAGCAAGCCGGGCGTGGGCGGTTGCGCCCAGAAAGCGCGCTGCAAGGCCCTGGTAATGAGCTCCTCCGGCATGGAGGCCCCCACTTGCCAGCCCAGCACCTGCTTGCTGGCCATGTCCTGGTACGCGCACAGGCACGCCCAGTCCCCGTTGGCCAGCGGCAGGTACGTGCTATCGCTGACCCAGACCCGGTTGGCCTGGGTGGGCTTGGGCTGGTCAAGCAGCCGATTCGGCGCGCAGCGCAGGCCGTGGGGCGAGTCGGTGGTGCGCGGAGTGTAGGCCTTGGGTTGCAGCGCGTGCAGCCCCCGTCGGCGCATGGCCGTACGTAGCCGCTGGCGGCCCACCCGGTAGCCTTTCTGGCGCAGGGCCACCCGCAGCCGGCGGGTGCCGTAGCGGCGTTTGTGGTGCGCGAAAACTTGGACCAAGGCCGCTTCCCAGGCGGGTGGCTCCTGGTTGACTGCCTGCCGTTGCGCTTGGTGCCACGCATAATAGCCGCTGGCCGGCATGCCCAGCACCTGGCAGAGCCGGCGCACGGGGCACTGAGCGCGTTGCACCTCGATGAAGCGGTAACGACTCATTGGCTGTCGGTCACGGAAAAGATGGCGATGGCTTTTTTTAAATTGTCCAGCTCCTGGGCCTGCCGCTGATTGGCAGCCCGCAACGGCCGCAATTCGGCCGCCGTGGCTGGGTCCAGCTCCGCCCCACGGGCGGCCGCCACCGGCGTAAGCGCTTGCTGCTGCCACTTGTAAATGCGCTTGGGGTCGATGTTCAAGGCGCGCGCGGCGGCCTGAGTCGAGCGGCTTTCACCGGCCAGGCGCAGGGCTCCGGCCCGGAAGGCGGCATCGTAACGCCGACGTTTGGTAGGTGGGGGACTGTCTTTCATGAAGTTGGAAAGTTAAGGCCCTATTCTGTCCACATTTACCCGACCACCTCACTATTGTGTCCTAGCAGGGATGCCCGGAGCAACCGGACTCCCTACCAGCACACGTTAGAAATGCACCGGGCCAGATGCCGAACACAGCTTGGTTGAGCAGCAAAGCGAGAGAATAGTCTACTACCGTGCGAGAGGACTATTTTGTCAATTCGCTCTCTCGGCTGGTATAATTCGGCCCAGCGGCTACTTTTTCACCACTAGATCCATGCCGCACTTCGGGCACTTGCCGGGATGGTTGGTCACCACTTCGGGATGCATGGTGCAGGTATACTGCGTAGCCAGGCTGGCGGGAGCGGTAGTGCTGTCGGAGGTTGCTGCCGCGGTAGTGGGGGGAGTCGTTGTAGTTTCAGTGCTCTTGTTGCCGGAGCAGCTGGTGGTGAAGGTGAGGCTGGCCAGGGCCAGGCTGTAGGGGAGGAACTTATTCATGGGATTAAGGAAAATTGCGAAAAGAGTGAAAGTGAAAATGATAGGAGTTACGCAAAAATCAGCGATGGATGGCGTAATTCATGTCGCATATACTCATTCAAAAAGCCTTGTTTGAGTTGATAGACAGTCTGTTTGGTTTGATAGGCGGCTTGTTTGAGGCGGGTCCAGGCGCGCACGGCCAGGGCAAGGCGGTTGCGCTGGCTGCGGGCCAGCCGGCACTGGTAGGCCTGCACGCCGGGGAGTTGCTTGAGTTCGCGGTGAAACTGCTCCATCGTCCAGCGGACGCTGCTTTTTTGCTCAGCAGCAGCCGTGTTCAAGGGCTCGGCCTCGTTGATGAGGAGGTAGTCCGTCCGGTGGGGGGACGCTAGTACGCGGAAAAGTTTCAGGGTGCAGTCTTTAGGCATATCCTTTGCTTTCAGGGTTTTGCCGGCTTCCACCTCCGCGACCGACCAGTACAGGCCGGCTACGGGCTGGTAGGGCTGCTGGCCGCCGGACTCGTCGACGAGGCGGTTGCTTTTCAGCGGGTAGTAAAACGTTTTGCCTTCTTTCAGTAGCCACTTGAACAGGGCCGTGGTGGCGTACCAGCTGTTCATCAGCACCGTGCGGTACGAGATGCCACGCGGAGTCAGTTGGGCCAGCATCCCGGCTACGTGGTCGAGGTTGGTCTTGCCGTCGGTGTCGGGGGCGAAGAGGCGATAGTCAATGAGCCAGAACTGGTCGGTTTCCGGGTTGACGTACACGCAGGTGACCAGGCCGATGCCGGCAATTACGCCGTGGGCGTTGCCGCTGTACGGGCGGCGTACGAGTTCGATGCGCCGGCTGTGGTGCTTGTCGAGCACCGTATCGTCAAACAGGACGTAGCCCCGCGCGCTCAACACGACCTGCGGGCGCACCTGCTGCCAGCGCTGACGCGGGGTAAAGCGCTGGGTTTTGAGAAAATAGCGCACGTTATCGTGCGAGAGGCCCTCCAGGTATTCGGCCAGGTACGTGCCCGTGTAGTTGACCTGGCTGCTCACCAAAAACTGCCCGTACAGTTGTGCCGTCACTTTTATGGCTTTTTCTTTCAAGTTACCTCCTTTTGCGTAAGTCCTAAATAATTGATTAACAGTTTAAAACGAGGTTAAGGTAATTGGTTGAGACGCTACATGGCCATGCCGCTCATGTGGTCATCGCCGGCTCCCTGGCGCAGGGTAAACTCGCTTTCCAGCAGGTAGGCTCCGGTGGTTACCACCGCGTCGCCGGCTTGCAGGCCGGCCAGTACCGGTACCGTAGTACTGGTGCCATCGCCCAGGCGCACCCGCACCCGCCGAAACTGCCGCTCGCCGGTTTGCTTCCACACGTAGCTCACGGCCCCGTTGTGGATAATGGCGGCCGGGGGCACGCGAAGGGCCGTTTCTACCGCCGCCGAAACCGTGGGGCGAGTGGCGGGGGCCGCCGGGAGGTTGTTGAGTAGCACGTTGGCCTGGGCCCCGGGCTGGAGGCGGCCGGCGGGATTAGCCACCTCAATGCGGGCCAGCGTCAGCTGGCTGCTGCCGCTCAGCTCGGGGCTCCGGAACACGACTTTGCCCCGCACCGGGTAGGCCTGGCCGGCCACCTGCACGGCCACTGTTTGGCCCAGGGGTAGCCGATTGGCTTCGGCCGGGTAGAGCTGGGCCTCTACCCACACGCTGCTCAAATCGGTGAGGGTGAGGATGGGAGAACCCTCGGCCACGTACTGGCCCTGCACCACGGCCAGGGTTTGCACCGTGCCGGTGCGGGGGCTGTAGTAGGTCACCAGCGGGTTGGGCTTGCCGCTTTGGGCCAGCTGCCGCAGCTGCGCGCCCGACACGCCCAGCAGGCGCAGCTTCTGGGCGGTGGCCTCGGCGAAGTGGCGGTAGGTGGGCTCGGCCACCAGCAGGTCCTGGGCCAGGGCCAGCAGGTACTCGCGCTGTAGGGTTTGCAGCTCCTCGCTGTACACGGAAAATAGCGGCGCGCCCCGGCGCAGCAGCTGCCCGGTCTGGCGCACGTAGAGCTTTTCGACCCGGCCCGCCACCCGGCTGCTGATGCTTTCGGTGCGCCGGGCATTAGCCGTTACGGTGCCCGTCAGCACGGTCTGGGGCACGGGCATATCGGTTTGGCGAATGCTGGTGGCGGGAGTTGGGCCGGTGCCCATCGTCTGAATCTGAATATTACCCAGTGCCAGCTGCTGGGCCGTGATAATAAGGTCATTGGTAGCTAAATCGGTGTCTGGTAGCTGGCTGATGGCCGGGCGGGCCGACGTTTTCACCAGGTCCATACCGCAGATGGGGCAGCTGCCGGGCTGCTTTTCGCGCACCTGCGGGTGCATGGGGCAGGTGTACACGGCCGAGGCCACCACCGGCTTCTTTTGGGCGACGGGCGGTGCCACCGCCACCAGGTGCATGTGGCAAATGGGGCAGTCGCCCGGCGCATCGGCGTGGATTTGCGGATGCATCGGGCAGGTGTAATAGGCCGCCGCCTTAGCGGTTTGGTCGAGGTCAGGCTTGGTTTGCTGGCAAGCCGTTGCACCGAGCAGCAGCCCGGCCAGCAGCAGCGTTAGCCACGGCCGCCAGCGGGTTTGCCAGGGCTTGTCTTGGAGTGCATTAGTCATGGGCGGGCGGGTTGGCGGCGTTGGCGGAGGTTTGAATAAATCCCTCGCTATCAATGAGGTACTGGCCATTGGCGGCCACGTCTTCGGAACCGGTGAGGCCGCGCAGCACTTGCACCTGGCTGGCGGTGCGCTGGCCTACCTGCACGGCCACCGGCACGAACGTGGCCCCGCGTCGCACGAAGGCCACCTGCCGGGTACCGAGGTCTACCACGGCGGTGCGGGGCAGCCAGAAGCTCCCGGTCCCGGCCGGGGCGGCGGTGGGCACCAGCTGCCCGGTCAGGCGCTGGCCGCGCCGCAGCCGGCCCTGCGGGTTGGGTAGGTACACCCGCACGGCCGCCACGCTGGCCCCGGTGCGGAACTCGGGCTCCACTAAATCGAGCCGCGCGGTGCGGGACGGCAGACTGGTGCCTTCGGCCACCACGCGCAATTGCTGGCCGGGTCGCAGCCGGCCCAGCTCGGCCGGTGTGGGCTGAAATAAGCCCCAAACCTGGTCGGTATTTATTACCTGAAACAGGGTTTGGCCGGTGCTCACATACGCTCCTTCCGTGAGGCTGAGCGCCTGGGGCTGCCCCTGGGTTGCCGCCGAATTATCCGCGGGTCCGCTGGGTGTGCCGGCGCTCATGGCGCCGGTAGCGGCGGCACCGTTGGCCGGAACTGGCGCGGCAGTTGTTAGACTTTCCACCACGTAGCCATCGTAAGGGCTGAAAATGACTACCCGGTAGCTGGGCCGGCGCGTGCGGGCCAGGTCCGCGAGCTGCTGGTTGGTGAGGCCGAGCAGGCGTAGCTTCTGCCGGGCCCCGGCCACCAGCGGCGCGTTGGCGGCGTCGTTTTCCAGCAGGAAAATCAGCTCCTGCTCGGCCGTTACCAGCTCGGGGCTGTAGAGTTCGAGCAGCTTCTGGCCCCGCCGCACCGGCTGGTAGTTGAAGCGCACCGCCAGCTGCTCGATGCGCCCGCCGAAGCGGGCCGCCACGGCCCGGCTGCGGCGCGGGTCGTAGTCCACCACGCCCGGCAGGGTGAGGGTATCGGCCGCCGCGCCCTCGGCGGTGGGGCGCACCGTGGCCACGGCCGCCAGCACGGCGGCGTTGGGGGCCTGGCTTACCTGGTTCAGGTCGGCGGGCGCAGCGGCGGCGGCATTATTATTCAGTACTTTGGGCACCAGGTCCATGCCGCAGATGGGGCACTGGCCGGGGACCTCGCGCACAATCTGGGGGTGCATGGGGCAGGTGTACTGCATGGCCGCCGAGCTGGCCACCGGTTGGGCGGGGGCCTGCGACGCGGGCCCGTGGGCCTGGCCGTGGCAGCCGGCCAGCAGCGCCAGTACCAGTAGCGGGGCCAGCAGCCGAACGGGCCAGTTGCGGCGGCGGGGGCTATTGCTCAAGTTCCTGGTCATAGCGCACATGAAGGGTCATCAGTTCATATTGGGTATCAAGGTATTGCAGGCGGGCCATCAGCCAGGCATCGAGGGCTTCGACCACGGCGGGCAGCTGGGCGGTGTTTTGTTGGTAGGCCAGCAGCGTGACCTGGTAGGTTTTGTGCAAGGCGGGCAGCACGCCCTGCTCGTAGTTGAGCAGCTGCTCGCGCTGCACCCGCAGGTCCGATTGCAGGGTGCTGATGCGGCCGGCCGCGTCGTTGAGCAGGCTGGCGCGCTGCTGCTGCACGGCCTGGGCCTCAAAGCCCAGGGCGGCGGTGTTGGCCTTGTACTCGCGGGCCGACCATGGCGCGAAGGGCAGCGTGACCATGCCCATCACCGAAAACTGGTTGGGGGTGTTGCCGATGCCGTTCATGTGGTCGTAGCGCACCCCAAAATCGGGCCGGCGGCGGCTGGCTTCCACCTGCTGGCTGAGGCGCACCACGGCCAGGCTACGGTCGAGGCGGCGCACGTCGGAGCGGCGGGCGGCTAGGGCGGTGGTGTCCGGGTACGGGCCGGCGAAGCTGGTGGGCAGCAGGGTATCCACGGCAAACTCGGCTTCGGGGTCGCGGGCCATCAGGGTGTTCAGGCCGATGGTGTGCTGGCGCAACTGGCCGTAGAGCCGGGCGTGGTCGTTGCCGTGCTGGGCCACCCGCGCCTGCACCTGGTAGATGCTGGCCAGCGTGGTCTGGTTGTAGGGGTAGCGGGCCTGGGCAATTTTCAGCAGGAAATCGAGCAGCTCGGAGCTCTCGTCCAGCACTTTCAGCTTCTTTTCCAGCACCACGCGGCCGTAGTACAGCGTGCGGGCCCGGGCCCGCAGCTCGTTGAAGCTGGCGGCCTGGTCGGCCTGCTCCACGGCGGCCTGGCTGGCCAGGTAGTCGCGCTTGGCGCGCTGCTTGGCCGGGTTGGGCAGCATCTGCTCCACCGAGACCATTTGCATGCCCATGCCCTGGCCGTTGTTCATCTCCTTGATGGGCCGCTGGTTGTAGGGCGTCATCCAGTAGCCAGCGCTGATTTTGGGCGGCTCCCAGGTGCTGGCCCCGGCCACGGCGGCGTCTTTGGCGCGGGCGCGGGCGTCGTACTGGCGCAGGGCGGGGTTGGCCTGCCGCACGTTGCGCAACACGGAATCGAGCGGCAGCCGGGGCTGCTGGGCACGGGCCGGGAGGACCACTAGACCAAGCAGCCCTATCAGTATCAGGAAAGGTGTTTTCAGCAAATTTAGCATGGTTTCAAGCGCTTAATGTTTCACCGCGAGCACGTCCAGCTTGCCAAACTTGCGCAGCTCGTACTCCTTGGTCATCAAAAAAATCAGCGGCGTGACCAGCAGAATGTGCGTCGAAGACGTGAACACGCCCCCAATCATGGGCAGCACGATGGGCAGCATCACGTCGGAGCCCGTACCCGTGGCCCACAGCACCGGCACCAGCCCGAACAGCGCCACCGATACGGTCATCAGCTTGGGCCGCAGGCGCTTGGCCGCACCATTGAACACGGCCTCGCGCAAATCCTGCTTCGTAATGGTTTCGCTGGAGTTGCCTTTGCGGGCCACCAGCTGCTGCATGGCATCATTGAGATAGATGACCATGATGACGCCCGTTTCCACGGCCAGCCCGAACAGGGCGATGAAGCCCACGGCCACCGCCACCGACAAATGCACGCCGTAGAAATACACCATGTAGGCCCCGCCGATGAGGGCGAACGGGATGGTGACCAAACTCAGCAGCGCCTCGCGCACCGAGTGGAAGGCGAAGTACAGGCACCCAAAAATCACGAGTAGCACGATGGGCAGAATGAGCAGCAGCGTGCGCTGCGAGCTAATGAGGTTTTCGTACTGTCCGCTCCACTCCAGGTAGTAGCCGGCGGGCAGCTTGCCCTGCATGCTCTGCACCTTTTTCATGGCCTCGCTCACGGTGCCGCCCAGGTCGCGGCCCCGCACGTTGAAGAGTACCGCGCCGCGCAATTGGGCGTTTTCGGAGTTAATCATGGGTGGGCCGTTTTCGAAGCGCAGGGTGGCCACGGCCGAAAGCGGCACCGGCCCGTAGGCGGTGGTCTGGATGGGGATGCGGCCCAGCGCGGGCAGGCTGTTGCGGAAGTCTTCGGCCAGGCGCACGCCGATGGCGAAGCGCCGCCGGCCCTCCACGGTGCTGGCCACCGGGGCCCCGCCGATGGCCATTTCCACCACCTCGTTCACCTGGTCCACGGTGAGGCCGTAGCGGGCCAGCTGGGGGCGGTTGAGGTCGATTTGCAGGTACTTGCCGCCCGTGATGGGGTCCACGTACAGGTCCTCCACGCCGGGCACGCCTTTGAGGGCCGCCCGCACCTGCTGCGACACCCGATAAATGGTATCGAGCTGCTGGCCATATACTTTTACGCCCACGTCGGTCCGAATACCGGTGCTCAGCATGTTAATGCGGTTGATGATGGGCTGGGTCCAGCCGTTCACCACGCCGGGGATTTGCAGCTTGCCGTTCAGCTCTTCAATGAGTTTGGCCTTGGTCATGCCGGCCCGCCACTCGGCGCGGGGCTTGAGCTGGATGATGGTTTCAATCATGCTCAGCGGGGCGTTGTCGGTGGCGGTGCTGGCCCGGCCGGCCTTGCCCAGCACGCCCTTCACCTCGGGCACCTGCATAATAATCTTGTCCTGCACCTGCAAAATGCGCTTCACCTCGGTGTTCGACACGTCGGGCTGGGTAATGGGCATGAACAGAATCGAGCCCTCGTCGAGCGGCGGCATAAACTCGGTGCCCAGACTCAGCAGCAGTGGAATGCTCACGGCCAGCAGCGCCAGGTTGATGGCGATGGTGGTTTTGCGCCAGGTCAGGCACCAGTTGATGAGGGGCGCGTACACCCGCTCCAGGCCCCGGTTGATGGGGTTCTGCTCCTCGGTTTTGAACTTGCCCTTCATGAAAAAGGATAGCAGCACCGGGGCCAGCGTCACGGCCAGCACGGCATCAATGAGCAGGATAAAGGACTTGGTGTAAGCCAGCGGATGAAACAGCTTGCCTTCCTGCCCGGTGAGCAGAAAAACCGGCAGAAACGACGCCACGATGATAATCGTGGAGAAGAAAATGCCCCGCGACACCTGCTGGCTGGATTTCTCGATGATGGCGAGGCGCTCGTCGTTAGTCATTATTTAGGGGGATTTAGGTGTAATCAGCACGTCATGCTGAGCGAAGGCGGAGCCGCAGCCGAAGCATCTCTACCGCTCCGTTGCGCCGATTAGGTTAGTGTTGCGGTAGAGATGCTCCGCCTTCGCTCAGCATGACGTTCTCTTTGTTGTCCGGCGGCCCGCCCGCACTGGCCGCTTCCTCCGCCGCCTGGTGCAGCGCCAGGTTGCGGTAGGCATTTTCGGCCATCACAATGCCGTTATCCACAATCACCCCAATGGCCAGGGCGATGCCGGTGAGCGACATGATGTTGGACGAAATACCAAAGGCATTGAGCAAAATGAAGCTGGCCGCGATGGTAATCGGAATCTGGAGCAGGATGCTCAGGGCGCTGCGCCAGTGGAAGAGGAACACCAGCACCACCAGCGACACCACGGCCATTTCCTCCAGCAGCGTGTGCTCGATGTTGGCCACCGATTCCTTAATCAGCCCGCTGCGGTCGTACACGATGTCGAACGACACGCCGGCCGGCAGGCCCTTGGCTACTTCGGTCATCTTGGCCTTCACGCGGGTGATGACTTCGTCGGCATTCTCGCCGTAGCGCATTACCACAATGCCGCCCACGGCCTCGCCCTGGCCGTTGTGGTCGAAGATGCCGAGGCGGGCTTCGCCGGTCATCTGCACCGTGCCCAGGTCGCGCAGGCGCAGTGGCACGCCGCCCGGGCGGGTGAGGACCGGTACGTTTTCCAGGGTGGCCACGTCCTGAATGTAGCCATTGGTTTTGATGATGTAGCCGGTGCCGCCCTGCTCAAATTTGCGGCCGCCGGCTTCGTTGTTGTTGCTGCGCACGGCGGCCAGCACCTGCGGCAAACTCACATTGTAGTAGGTGAGCTTGGTGGGGTCCACCGTCACCTGGTACTCGGGCTGGAAGCCACCGAAGCTGGCCACTTCGCTCACGCCGGGCACGGTTTGCAGGCCGAATTTCACGTACCAGTCCTGCAAAGCGCGCTGCTCGCCCAGGTCTAGCTTGGGGGCTTTGAGGGTGTACCATAGCACGTGGCCCACGCCCGTGCCATCGGGGCCGAGGGTGGGGGTGAGGCCGGCCGGCAGCAGCCGCTGGGCGTAGTTGAGGCGTTCCAGCACCCGCTCGCGGGCCCAGTAGATATCGGTGTTGTCGTTGAAGATGACGTACACGAAGCTCATGCCGAACATGGAGGCGGCGCGCACGGCCCGCACCTGGGCCAGCCCCTGCAGGTTGGTTACCAGCGGATAAGTCACCTGGTCCTCAATAATCTGCGGCCCGCGTCCGGCCCACTCGGTGAATACAATCACCTGGTTTTCAGACAGGTCAGGAATCGCATCAATCTTGCTGGCCCGGATGGAGAAAATACCCCAGACCAGTAGCCCGGCCGATAGCAGCAGCACCACGCCCCGATTGCGCAGGGACAGGGAAATAAGTTGTTCAATCATCTGATTAGCAGTAGTCAGGCGCTTTATCCCGGTGGGATAATAGCATGTTACTCCGAGCGTTGCCGGCCGAGCCAGTTGCTCAGCATACCGGACGCGCGAAAGCCCCACGGCCGCACGGCCGGGGGCACCAGGCAACACCCGGAAGCTAAATCAGGAAGGCGTGGCCCCGCACGTAGGCGGGGCAGGCGAGTGGCGGGGCGGCGGTAGCCCGCAGCGGCGCGGCCGGCTCATCGGCCGGATAAGTGGGGATTGGCAGGCGGTAGGCCAGCCGCAGCACGGGCGGCGCCGGCACGGCTAGCAGCACCGGCAGCTTGAGCTGCGCAGTGGTGAGCTTCACATCCTTGAGGGTGCTGCTCAGCTTTTGGTCGTGGCAGCAGCCGGTGGGCTTTTTGGGCACCGGGCAGCAGCAGGCCGCTTCGTGGGCCACCGAAACGCCCGTCATCGTTGCCCCACAGAAATGCATGCTGTACACCAACCCGGGGCTGGACAGCAGGTAGCTTACAAGTAGGAATAGACTGAGGAGGCGTTTCAAGTCAACAGAACAACGAGTTAGCAGAATAAATTGCCGCCCACAAAGATACGGCGGCTGACCAGCGCAGGATTTACATAATTCAACGACGAGGCTTGCATAATTTGCGCCTCTATCCGAGGCACAGCCGGCTAGGAGTAGGGGCGCAGCTACTAACCTAGGACTTACGCACTCGCCTAAGCAAGTGCTTGGATGAGTGGTTTTTGAAACAACTGCCGCAGGTAAGGTACCCATTGCCGTTGGTGCGCCTATTACATGGTTTGCCCAATGGCACGCGCATGTTGGCGGAGCGAACCCACGCTAAGTAGCCGCATTGCAAGTGGTTGCGCTGGGCTTGGGCCTTGCGGCATCGGCACTTCTCCGCCCCGGTCAGTTGTTTGAAGCTACGGTGAAACCCCCCGACCTGCCCCCGCACCTGCACGGCCTCAAGCACCATTTCGCGT is a window from the Hymenobacter nivis genome containing:
- a CDS encoding helix-turn-helix domain-containing protein; amino-acid sequence: MRRRAQVILGHHRGATVQQLATLFAVGYNTVGIWLRRWQELGLAGLAEGQRSGRPPKLPPAVKKSSDLAGYGHPAIARVAS
- a CDS encoding IS630 family transposase, coding for MRAWLPDIRRGWGLKLSLSTLRRLARRAGYRWKRCRRSLKAQRDPVLFAAAQQHLHTLHQAEARGAVAVVYVDECRFSRQAPVPYAWQRRGQPPVGLPAVRGRGGHSVLGFWQAHAPHQPLEAYVREGSLTADLFVLAVNAFCHSLSGPTVLVLDNASIHKAHVVRACEAKWAAAGLTLFFLPAYSPELNHIELLWHRCKHYWVRPQDYATEQTLLQRLEHVLANVGNHYTITFA
- a CDS encoding integrase core domain-containing protein — encoded protein: MATSVYRQLLHDHQALRSQSRRGDCDDNAQAESLWSRLKTEVLELRERPVFADLADAQASVAIYFDYYNHERLHSSIAYQLPYHTHQQILQLNALNCPA
- a CDS encoding transposase gives rise to the protein MKDSPPPTKRRRYDAAFRAGALRLAGESRSTQAAARALNIDPKRIYKWQQQALTPVAAARGAELDPATAAELRPLRAANQRQAQELDNLKKAIAIFSVTDSQ
- a CDS encoding heavy metal-binding domain-containing protein — its product is MNKFLPYSLALASLTFTTSCSGNKSTETTTTPPTTAAATSDSTTAPASLATQYTCTMHPEVVTNHPGKCPKCGMDLVVKK
- a CDS encoding IS701 family transposase → MKVTAQLYGQFLVSSQVNYTGTYLAEYLEGLSHDNVRYFLKTQRFTPRQRWQQVRPQVVLSARGYVLFDDTVLDKHHSRRIELVRRPYSGNAHGVIAGIGLVTCVYVNPETDQFWLIDYRLFAPDTDGKTNLDHVAGMLAQLTPRGISYRTVLMNSWYATTALFKWLLKEGKTFYYPLKSNRLVDESGGQQPYQPVAGLYWSVAEVEAGKTLKAKDMPKDCTLKLFRVLASPHRTDYLLINEAEPLNTAAAEQKSSVRWTMEQFHRELKQLPGVQAYQCRLARSQRNRLALAVRAWTRLKQAAYQTKQTVYQLKQGFLNEYMRHELRHPSLIFA
- a CDS encoding efflux RND transporter periplasmic adaptor subunit, yielding MTNALQDKPWQTRWRPWLTLLLAGLLLGATACQQTKPDLDQTAKAAAYYTCPMHPQIHADAPGDCPICHMHLVAVAPPVAQKKPVVASAVYTCPMHPQVREKQPGSCPICGMDLVKTSARPAISQLPDTDLATNDLIITAQQLALGNIQIQTMGTGPTPATSIRQTDMPVPQTVLTGTVTANARRTESISSRVAGRVEKLYVRQTGQLLRRGAPLFSVYSEELQTLQREYLLALAQDLLVAEPTYRHFAEATAQKLRLLGVSGAQLRQLAQSGKPNPLVTYYSPRTGTVQTLAVVQGQYVAEGSPILTLTDLSSVWVEAQLYPAEANRLPLGQTVAVQVAGQAYPVRGKVVFRSPELSGSSQLTLARIEVANPAGRLQPGAQANVLLNNLPAAPATRPTVSAAVETALRVPPAAIIHNGAVSYVWKQTGERQFRRVRVRLGDGTSTTVPVLAGLQAGDAVVTTGAYLLESEFTLRQGAGDDHMSGMAM
- a CDS encoding efflux RND transporter periplasmic adaptor subunit, producing the protein MTRNLSNSPRRRNWPVRLLAPLLVLALLAGCHGQAHGPASQAPAQPVASSAAMQYTCPMHPQIVREVPGQCPICGMDLVPKVLNNNAAAAAPADLNQVSQAPNAAVLAAVATVRPTAEGAAADTLTLPGVVDYDPRRSRAVAARFGGRIEQLAVRFNYQPVRRGQKLLELYSPELVTAEQELIFLLENDAANAPLVAGARQKLRLLGLTNQQLADLARTRRPSYRVVIFSPYDGYVVESLTTAAPVPANGAAATGAMSAGTPSGPADNSAATQGQPQALSLTEGAYVSTGQTLFQVINTDQVWGLFQPTPAELGRLRPGQQLRVVAEGTSLPSRTARLDLVEPEFRTGASVAAVRVYLPNPQGRLRRGQRLTGQLVPTAAPAGTGSFWLPRTAVVDLGTRQVAFVRRGATFVPVAVQVGQRTASQVQVLRGLTGSEDVAANGQYLIDSEGFIQTSANAANPPAHD
- a CDS encoding TolC family protein; translation: MVLPARAQQPRLPLDSVLRNVRQANPALRQYDARARAKDAAVAGASTWEPPKISAGYWMTPYNQRPIKEMNNGQGMGMQMVSVEQMLPNPAKQRAKRDYLASQAAVEQADQAASFNELRARARTLYYGRVVLEKKLKVLDESSELLDFLLKIAQARYPYNQTTLASIYQVQARVAQHGNDHARLYGQLRQHTIGLNTLMARDPEAEFAVDTLLPTSFAGPYPDTTALAARRSDVRRLDRSLAVVRLSQQVEASRRRPDFGVRYDHMNGIGNTPNQFSVMGMVTLPFAPWSAREYKANTAALGFEAQAVQQQRASLLNDAAGRISTLQSDLRVQREQLLNYEQGVLPALHKTYQVTLLAYQQNTAQLPAVVEALDAWLMARLQYLDTQYELMTLHVRYDQELEQ
- a CDS encoding efflux RND transporter permease subunit, whose product is MTNDERLAIIEKSSQQVSRGIFFSTIIIVASFLPVFLLTGQEGKLFHPLAYTKSFILLIDAVLAVTLAPVLLSFFMKGKFKTEEQNPINRGLERVYAPLINWCLTWRKTTIAINLALLAVSIPLLLSLGTEFMPPLDEGSILFMPITQPDVSNTEVKRILQVQDKIIMQVPEVKGVLGKAGRASTATDNAPLSMIETIIQLKPRAEWRAGMTKAKLIEELNGKLQIPGVVNGWTQPIINRINMLSTGIRTDVGVKVYGQQLDTIYRVSQQVRAALKGVPGVEDLYVDPITGGKYLQIDLNRPQLARYGLTVDQVNEVVEMAIGGAPVASTVEGRRRFAIGVRLAEDFRNSLPALGRIPIQTTAYGPVPLSAVATLRFENGPPMINSENAQLRGAVLFNVRGRDLGGTVSEAMKKVQSMQGKLPAGYYLEWSGQYENLISSQRTLLLILPIVLLVIFGCLYFAFHSVREALLSLVTIPFALIGGAYMVYFYGVHLSVAVAVGFIALFGLAVETGVIMVIYLNDAMQQLVARKGNSSETITKQDLREAVFNGAAKRLRPKLMTVSVALFGLVPVLWATGTGSDVMLPIVLPMIGGVFTSSTHILLVTPLIFLMTKEYELRKFGKLDVLAVKH